A genome region from Manihot esculenta cultivar AM560-2 chromosome 5, M.esculenta_v8, whole genome shotgun sequence includes the following:
- the LOC110615209 gene encoding phospholipid-transporting ATPase 3 isoform X2, with product MVINNSPVEVLQDQKWATVPWKKLQVGDIVRVKQDGFFPADLLFLASTNPDGVCYIETANLDGETNLKIRKALERTWDYLTPEKAAEFKGEVQCEQPNNSLYTFTGNLVIQKQTLPLTPNQLLLRGCSLRNTEYIVGTVIFSGHETKVMMNSMNVPSKRSTLERKLDKLILTLFGSLFFMCLIGAIASGIFINRKYYYLGLDEGAPTEFNPNNQFAVAALTLFTLITLYSTIIPISLYVSIEMIKFIQCTQFINKDLHMYHAETNTAALARTSNLNEELGQVEYIFSDKTGTLTRNLMEFFKCSIGGEVYGCGITEIEQGGALRSGMQVHEVHKSVSAIHEKGFNFDDSRLMRGAWRNEPDPDACKEFFRCLAICHTVLPEGDESPEKITYQAASPDEAALVTAAKNFGFFFYRRTPTTIYVRESHVDKMGKIQDVGYEILNVLEFNSTRKRQSVVCRYPDGRLVLYCKGADTVIYERLADGNDDLKKITRGHLEQFGSAGLRTLCLAYRDLSPEIYESWNEKFIQAKSSLRDREKKLDEVAELIEKELILIGTTAIEDKLQEGVPDCIETLSRAGIKIWVLTGDKMETAINIAYACNLINNQMKQFIISSETDAIREVEDRGDQVEIARFIKEEVKKELKKCLEEAQQCLSTVSGPKLALVIDGKCLMYALDPSLRVMLLNLSLNCSSVVCCRVSPLQKAQVTSLVKKGARKITLSIGDGANDVSMIQAAHIGVGISGLEGMQAVMASDFAIAQFRFLADLLLVHGRWSYLRICKVITYFFYKNLTFTLTQFWFTFHTGFSGQRFYDDWFQSLYNVIFTALPVIMVGLFDKDVSASLSKKYPALYKEGIRNVFFKWRVVGTWACFSVYQSLIFYHFVTISSAGGKNSSGKIFGLWDVSTMAFTCVVITVNLRLLMICNSITRWHYISVGGSILAWFIFIFVYSIFRENVFFVIYVLMGTFYFYVTVLLVPIVALLGDFIYQGVQTWFFPYDYQIVQEIHRHEPDDNSRAGLIEIENRLTPQEERSYAIAQLPREISKHTGFAFDSPGYESFFASQLGVYAPQKAWDVARRASAKSRTKTPKKN from the exons GTGAAGTGCAGTGCGAGCAACCAAACAATTCGCTGTACACTTTCACTGGCAATCTTGTAATCCAAAAGCAAACTTTACCTCTCACTCCCAACCAACTACTTTTAAGA GGATGTAGTCTCAGGAACACAGAGTACATTGTTGGGACTGTTATTTTCTCGGGCCATGAAACAAAG GTTATGATGAACTCTATGAATGTTCCTTCCAAGAGGAGTACACTGGAGAGAAAACTTGACAAGCTTATACTGACCCTTTTTGGATCTCTTTTCTTTATGTGCCTGATTGGAGCCATAGCCAG TGGTATATTCATTAATCGTAAGTACTACTACCTGGGACTTGATGAAGGTGCGCCAACGGAGTTTAACCCTAACAACCAGTTTGCG GTTGCTGCTCTGACTTTGTTTACACTTATCACCTTATACTCAACAATAATTCCTATCTCATTATATGTTTCCATTGAG atgatCAAATTTATTCAGTGCACCCAATTTATCAACAAGGATCTACATATGTATCATGCTGAAACCAACACTGCTGCATTGGCTAGGACTTCCAATTTGAACGAGGAACTTGGACAG GTGGAATATATATTTTCTGATAAAACTGGGACATTAACTAGAAATTTAATGGAGTTCTTTAAATGTTCAATTGGAGGAGAGGTTTATGGGTGTGGTATCACTGAAATAGAGCAGGGAGGAGCACTGCGAAGTGGCATGCAAGTTCATGAA GTGCATAAATCAGTTAGTGCAATACATGAGAAAGGGTTTAATTTCGATGATTCTAGGCTAATGCGAGGAGCTTGGAGGAATGAGCCTGATCCTGACGCATGCAAG GAATTTTTCAGATGCCTCGCTATTTGTCATACGGTACTTCCTGAAGGTGATGAATCTCCAGAGAAAATCACATATCAGGCTGCATCACCAGATGAGGCTGCTTTGGTTACTGCTGCAAAGAATTTTGGTTTTTTCTTTTACAG GCGAACCCCTACAACGATATATGTTCGTGAATCTCATGTAGATAAAATGGGTAAAATTCAGGATGTGGGTTATGAAATTCTGAATGTTCTTGAGTTCAACAG CACACGGAAACGCCAGTCTGTTGTTTGTAGATATCCTGATGGCAGACTTGTATTATACTGCaag GGTGCTGATACTGTAATTTATGAGAGATTGGCTGATGGAAATGatgatttaaagaaaataaccaGAGGACACTTGGAACAATTTGGATCTGCTGGATTACGTACCCTTTGCCTAGCCTATAGAGATTTAAGTCCTGAAATTTATGAAAGCTGGAATGAGAAGTTTATCCAGGCTAAATCTTCTCTTAGAGACCGTGAAAAGAAGTTGGATGAG GTAGCAGAGCTAATAGAAAAGGAACTCATTTTGATTGGTACCACTGCTATAGAAGACAAGCTGCAAGAAGGAGTACCAGATTGTATTGAGACTCTTTCTAGAGCTGGAATCAAGATTTGGGTGTTAACAGGGGACAAAATGGAAACAGCAATAAATATAGCTTATG CTTGCAACTTAATTAACAATCAGATGAAACAATTTATTATCAGTTCAGAAACTGATGCGATCAGAGAAGTGGAAGACAGG GGTGACCAAGTGGAAATTGCACGTTTTATCAAGGAAGAAGTGAAAAAAGAACTGAAGAAGTGCCTTGAGGAAGCCCAACAGTGTTTGAGCACTGTATCTGGTCCAAAGTTAGCACTTGTTATAGATGGGAAGTGTCTGATGTATGCCTTGGATCCAAGTTTACGAGTAATGCTGCTAAATTTGAGCTTGAATTGTAGTTCAGTTGTTTGCTGCCGGGTTTCTCCTTTACAGAAAGCGCAG GTGACTAGTCTGGTCAAGAAAGGGGCACGTAAAATAACGCTTAGCATTGGTGATGGTGCTAATGATGTTAGCATGATCCAAGCTGCTCATATTGGTGTTGGAATAAGTGGGTTAGAAGGGATGCAAGCAGTCATGGCTAGTGATTTTGCAATTGCCCAGTTTCGCTTTCTTGCTGATTTACTTCTTGTGCATGGGCGGTGGTCATATCTCAGAATATGCAAG gtcataacatatttcttttaCAAGAATCTTACATTTACTCTGACCCAATTTTGGTTCACCTTTCATACTGGCTTTTCGGGGCAAAGATTCTATGATGATTGGTTCCAATCACTGTATAATGTCATATTTACAGCACTGCCGGTGATCATGGTTGGGCTTTTTGACAAG GACGTCAGTGCATCCCTTTCAAAGAAGTACCCTGCACTGTACAAGGAGGGAATTCGAAATGTGTTCTTCAAGTGGAGAGTTGTAGGGACTTGGGCTTGTTTTTCTGTATACCAGTCTCTTATCTTCTATCACTTTGTGACCATTTCAAGTGCTGGTGGTAAAAATTCATCAGGGAAGATTTTTGGACTCTGGGATGTCAGCACAATGGCCTTCACTTGTGTTGTTATCACAGTCAACTTGCGGCTTCTCATGATCTGTAATTCCATTACAAGGTGGCATTATATTAGTGTTGGAGGAAGTATCTTAGCAtggtttattttcatttttgtaTATTCAATTTTTCGG GAGAATGTATTTTTTGTTATATACGTGTTAATGGGTACATTCTATTTCTACGTGACCGTACTTCTGGTTCCCATTGTTGCTCTTCTTGGAGACTTCATTTATCAAGG GGTTCAAACATGGTTCTTCCCCTATGACTATCAAATTGTTCAGGAAATTCATAGGCATGAACCTGATGACAACAGCAGGGCAGGATTGATAGAGATAGAGAACCGGCTAACACCACAAGAGGAAAGAAGCTACGCCATAGCTCAACTCCCTCGAGAGATATCTAAACACACTGGCTTTGCTTTTGATTCCCCTGGTTACGAGTCATTTTTCGCTTCACAGCTAGGTGTATATGCCCCACAGAAGGCATGGGATGTTGCAAGGCGAGCTAGCGCGAAGTCACGAACAAAGACGCCCAAAAAGAATTAG